The Theileria equi strain WA chromosome 2 map unlocalized gcontig_1105316255037, whole genome shotgun sequence genomic sequence AGCCAAGACGTCTACCATCTCATTGCGGTCTTGATATCATATATCCTATTAACTTCATGAATCTGGAGGTAGAGTCACAACAAATACGCCAGAATAAATTTCAAGATTAAACCTTTGTGTCATTAGTACCAAAAAAAGACAGGTCCAGAAGTCCTTATTACTGACGGAATCTATAAAGATGAAGTATGCTGGCGTAAATgatacacattcttcccGGGAAAACCATAACAGGGCCCTTGACGAATTTATTCCAAGCGGAGGCCATGCGATGCAAAAGAAAGAACAACTGGAATTTCAAAACTATAAACAATACGGAAAttcaaatgtgtatagGACAAACCTGAAGCCAACACAAATTGAAACTACTGTACCAACTTATTCTCCCTATAATTATGATAGGACAAGTCATTTCTATGTAAGTTACCTGAGGAATTATCCCCATCATTTTAATGTAATACAAGATGCCAGAAGGGATACATTTGAGGTTAATGCCGAAAATCGATACTTCAAGCCGTTATCTGTAGTGCATGGGCTACCGAGATTCTCCAATAGTTACAGGGCAGTACCATATAATCAGATAAATACCACTAATGTCCCAcatattgaaaagtttCACGTTGAGAATGATCCAATATTTTGTGATAACCAAAAGGAAGTTGTAGATACCAGGTTTACAACAGGGGATTCTAATCACTTTTTCCAGTCTAATAACCACCCTACGGAATTTAGTTTGGAAATAAAGGATGGACAAGACTTGGAAACAGAATTCGCGGATCCGGGCTTTTATTTGCAAAGCGAATTTGGTGGATCAGTAGATCATCCAAGCGAACTTAAAATCAACAGCCTTACAGATGACTATGCTTCTAAGAGTAGCTGCAAATTGGGTGCTCCTGAAAATGGCAGAATTTCCGAAGAACTAAGAAAGGCATATATACAACAATCCAAATTGTTGCCAAAAATTCGTGGTGTCTGGTTTAATTCAACAATTAGACGTATGGGTTGGGTAGGTCAGGCTTATAAAAAATGCAAACGCATAGAAAAGATATTTTCTATTAGCAAACATGGTTTTGAGGGGGCTAGGCAATTGGCAATCGCGTTTAGAAATTCACAAAAACCCACAAATAAATGCATTGATGACGATGTTACGATTCCTGATGAGGATGTTTTCAGTGAAACAAACAT encodes the following:
- a CDS encoding conserved hypothetical protein (encoded by transcript BEWA_043400A); its protein translation is MKYAGVNDTHSSRENHNRALDEFIPSGGHAMQKKEQLEFQNYKQYGNSNVYRTNLKPTQIETTVPTYSPYNYDRTSHFYVSYLRNYPHHFNVIQDARRDTFEVNAENRYFKPLSVVHGLPRFSNSYRAVPYNQINTTNVPHIEKFHVENDPIFCDNQKEVVDTRFTTGDSNHFFQSNNHPTEFSLEIKDGQDLETEFADPGFYLQSEFGGSVDHPSELKINSLTDDYASKSSCKLGAPENGRISEELRKAYIQQSKLLPKIRGVWFNSTIRRMGWVGQAYKKCKRIEKIFSISKHGFEGARQLAIAFRNSQKPTNKCIDDDVTIPDEDVFSETNIKDVIKPISELIIEEKHTSDTSTISDNVTEYSKSIQVYDGEVQDTVDNESIEDENTDDEIIPEDEIPIDMEYYNELLQKYKTHLSGQEKTLRDHICKETLLFMLYELEALVELDIPVPPISKDACRKGIKYHISSLEGTKSKEDILPYVNAIGHYVCRGIMPTDMAFSELYTLLLTFSHCKPLKMDFTDSNDQSHVFAELREFVSIADFIKTDNNQQESIIAN